A window from Flavobacterium sp. 83 encodes these proteins:
- a CDS encoding ATP-binding protein — MPKIRINIVFLLLLLVFNASLFGQEKTPSKKEITLLAKEANKYMKSGNFEKSLVKSRFALRYAIAIKDDNLIATIYNTIAANFDELTESDKAFFYYKKGLFYAKRTNNDELKNWLYNNLGNIYCFDKKQYEKGIICYKKSLEYSQKINDFEQIVFTKLNITWAYFDIGQFDKGYPYLEYINKHHQKYGDESTIVALNMLNGMYYSYKNEPKKANLFFLNAIKYGTNLNEKSDLSFSHLEYSKFLLKNKEFKKAYENLALYNSITAELNYEEKLKKVNITGINLEIDRYKREIDNIETKYKTKQNLLIETQNKNRKISIIVISLLLLIIILFYFLFQNTRLKQNNKLKDLQSKIQENIINASINAQELERKKIASFLHDNISALLSSAGLHLNVFTSQNLYPPQEILKTKAILAEAHDKVRDLSHELMPSLLARFGLFYALEDLCEKNSNSVIEFKYSSSVSTKTRYNEEFEMKIYFIVSELLNNIIKHSNANSAKVTIQENNNQLQIHVYDNGRGFDHIHFHILEGFGLNQIQARINNLKGGISIDSKQHTGTSIYFVVPIAIK, encoded by the coding sequence ATGCCTAAAATTAGAATTAACATTGTATTCCTTCTATTATTATTAGTTTTTAACGCTTCTCTTTTTGGCCAAGAAAAAACACCTTCCAAAAAAGAAATCACATTATTAGCAAAAGAAGCTAACAAATACATGAAATCCGGCAATTTCGAAAAATCTCTTGTTAAATCAAGATTTGCTTTACGTTATGCCATAGCTATTAAGGATGATAATCTCATCGCTACTATTTACAACACCATAGCAGCAAATTTTGATGAATTAACAGAATCCGACAAAGCCTTTTTTTACTACAAAAAAGGCTTATTTTATGCCAAAAGAACCAATAATGACGAATTAAAAAACTGGCTCTATAACAATCTTGGGAACATTTATTGCTTTGACAAAAAGCAATATGAAAAAGGAATTATTTGCTACAAAAAATCATTAGAATACAGTCAAAAAATAAATGATTTTGAACAAATTGTTTTTACGAAACTCAACATTACTTGGGCTTATTTTGACATTGGTCAATTTGACAAAGGTTACCCCTATTTAGAATACATAAACAAACACCACCAAAAATATGGTGATGAATCAACAATAGTTGCGCTAAACATGCTTAACGGCATGTATTACAGCTATAAAAACGAACCTAAAAAAGCCAACTTATTTTTTCTAAATGCTATAAAATATGGAACAAATTTAAATGAAAAATCAGATTTATCTTTTTCACATCTGGAATATTCCAAGTTTTTATTAAAAAATAAAGAGTTCAAAAAAGCATATGAAAACCTGGCTCTTTACAACTCGATTACAGCTGAACTTAATTATGAAGAAAAGCTAAAAAAAGTAAATATTACGGGAATTAACCTTGAAATAGATCGCTACAAAAGAGAAATTGACAACATAGAAACCAAATACAAAACCAAACAAAATTTACTAATAGAGACACAAAATAAAAATAGAAAAATTAGCATTATCGTCATTTCATTATTACTTCTAATCATCATTCTTTTTTATTTTTTATTTCAAAATACAAGATTAAAACAAAACAACAAACTGAAAGACTTACAAAGTAAAATTCAAGAAAACATAATCAACGCATCCATCAACGCACAGGAATTAGAAAGAAAAAAAATCGCCTCTTTTTTGCATGATAATATTAGTGCTTTACTATCTTCAGCAGGATTACATTTAAATGTTTTCACTTCACAAAACCTCTACCCGCCCCAAGAAATACTAAAAACAAAAGCTATTCTTGCTGAAGCTCATGATAAAGTTCGCGATTTATCACATGAACTGATGCCCTCACTTTTAGCGCGATTTGGTTTATTTTATGCACTTGAAGATTTATGTGAAAAAAATTCAAATTCTGTAATAGAATTTAAATATTCAAGTTCCGTATCTACAAAAACACGTTATAATGAAGAATTTGAAATGAAAATTTATTTTATCGTCAGTGAACTTTTAAATAATATAATAAAGCATAGTAATGCAAATTCTGCTAAAGTTACTATTCAGGAAAATAATAATCAACTTCAAATCCATGTTTATGACAACGGAAGAGGTTTTGACCATATTCATTTTCATATCCTTGAGGGT
- a CDS encoding response regulator transcription factor has translation MKTKVRIHLADDHQILIDGISTLLQTIPDYEVVGYSLSGATIYDDVTNNKTDILILDISMPEKDGFEVIKEFAEKGFPCKVIILSSYDDLKLIKEIMKLGASGYLTKQCAGENIVEAIEAVSAGEEYFCQYVREKIFNSFTKNNPKLNKSEPIKNSILTERELEIIILISLEYSGKEISEQLFISVNTVETHRKNIMKKLDAKNTISLVKYALKNNLIKQ, from the coding sequence ATGAAAACAAAAGTTAGAATCCATTTAGCAGACGATCATCAAATCCTTATCGATGGAATCAGTACTTTACTGCAAACCATTCCTGATTACGAAGTGGTTGGTTATTCATTAAGCGGAGCCACTATTTATGATGACGTTACAAATAATAAAACGGATATTCTTATTTTGGACATCAGTATGCCTGAAAAAGACGGTTTTGAAGTCATTAAAGAGTTTGCTGAAAAAGGTTTTCCCTGCAAGGTTATTATTCTTTCCAGTTATGACGACCTGAAACTGATTAAAGAAATCATGAAACTTGGCGCTAGTGGCTACTTAACTAAACAATGTGCCGGCGAAAATATTGTAGAGGCCATTGAAGCTGTTTCTGCAGGGGAAGAATATTTCTGCCAATATGTTAGAGAAAAAATCTTTAATTCATTTACAAAAAACAATCCAAAACTGAATAAATCAGAACCAATAAAAAACTCCATTTTAACTGAACGCGAATTAGAAATTATCATTTTGATTTCTTTAGAATATAGCGGTAAAGAAATTAGCGAACAACTTTTTATCAGTGTCAATACCGTTGAAACGCACCGCAAGAATATAATGAAAAAATTAGATGCAAAAAACACTATTAGCTTAGTAAAGTATGCGCTTAAAAACAATTTGATTAAGCAATAA